In one Komagataeibacter sp. FNDCR2 genomic region, the following are encoded:
- a CDS encoding N-acetylmuramoyl-L-alanine amidase, producing MTQGRPDGRNPCPSAPVLARRAVVTALGVLAPSVALARVVAHGSAPAHAVAHHAAPHGARAPLHAPGIIGQARPPRPLVMLDPGHGGKDPGAIGVSGTYEKHVAEAAASELQRQLVASGRYRVAMTRADDRFIPLEGRVDIAHSHKASLFISMHADALLDRAVRGASVYTLAARASDRQTAMLAQTENSADRYGGPQVHATSPEVQEILASLVTEETRHGAAHMASTIVSAFRPRVGLLQHPSRHASFVVLKSADIPSVLVEMGFMSNHMDEAALRQAAHRAVVAGAMVQAIDHYFATDSMVTHATG from the coding sequence ATGACCCAAGGTCGGCCGGATGGACGTAACCCATGCCCCAGCGCGCCGGTTCTCGCGCGCCGCGCGGTGGTGACGGCGCTTGGGGTCCTGGCCCCTTCCGTGGCGCTGGCCCGGGTGGTGGCGCACGGATCCGCCCCGGCCCACGCGGTGGCGCATCATGCGGCCCCCCACGGCGCGCGCGCGCCGCTGCATGCGCCCGGCATTATCGGGCAGGCCAGGCCGCCCAGGCCGCTGGTCATGCTCGACCCCGGCCATGGCGGCAAGGACCCCGGCGCGATCGGCGTTTCCGGCACGTATGAAAAACATGTGGCGGAGGCGGCGGCTTCCGAACTCCAGCGCCAGCTTGTGGCCAGTGGCCGTTACCGCGTGGCCATGACCCGCGCCGATGACCGCTTCATTCCGCTGGAGGGGCGGGTGGACATCGCCCACAGCCACAAGGCGTCGCTGTTCATATCCATGCATGCCGACGCCCTGCTTGACCGCGCGGTGCGCGGGGCCAGTGTCTATACCCTGGCCGCCAGGGCGTCGGACCGGCAGACGGCCATGCTGGCCCAGACGGAAAACAGCGCCGACCGCTATGGCGGCCCGCAGGTGCACGCGACCTCGCCCGAGGTACAGGAAATCCTCGCCAGCCTCGTAACGGAGGAAACGCGCCACGGCGCGGCCCACATGGCCAGCACCATCGTCAGCGCATTCCGCCCGCGCGTGGGGCTGTTGCAGCATCCCTCCCGCCATGCCTCGTTCGTGGTGCTGAAATCGGCCGATATCCCCTCCGTGCTGGTGGAGATGGGGTTCATGTCCAACCATATGGATGAAGCCGCCCTGCGGCAGGCCGCCCATCGCGCCGTGGTGGCGGGCGCGATGGTGCAGGCGATCGACCATTATTTCGCCACCGACAGCATGGTCACGCATGCGACTGGCTGA